The region TGCCTGCTCTAAAAATATGTTGTAGTTTGCATCATTTATCTTTTTGGCGTAGAGATACCCTGCTCCAACGCCCACCACACCGGCTCCTAAGCCTATTAAAACCTCTATCATTTATTCCTCTTTTTATATAATTTTTACTTGGGGTTATATAAAAGTCTCCCACCGCATCGTGCGCCTGCGAGAGCACATCTTTGGTGTAAAAGTCTTTTACCTCTAAGAAAACTATCAGTTTTGGCTTAATGGGCAAAGTGTCAAAAAATCTATCGTAAAATCCTTTTCCGTGCCCTATCCTTGCCATAGCTCCATCAACCCCAATCGCTGGAACTACCGCCATATCGAGTTTAACATTATTCATTTTTTTGCCAGATGGCTGCCTGACATTAAATTTATAAGTTAGAAATGGCAGTCGCAATCTTACCATCTCTAAGCTAAGACCTACCATAAAAGGGGCAAAAATTTCACATTTATGTGATAAATTTCGTCTTATTTTAAGCACATCGACTTCGTAGTTAAGCGGCAGGTAAAAGAGCACCTTTTTAGAATTTGTGTAATTTATCAAATTTAAAAGCGTTTTTGCTGCCTTATGATGTGTGCATTTTGCTCTAAATTTAGTAAGCTTTATCAAATTTGCTCTTGCATTTTTTCTAAATTCGTTTTTTTCTAAATTAACGCTCATTTTATGCTCTTTCTTGTATAATCCTGAAACATTTTTCAAAAGGAAATTTATGACACTAAAACGCGTAATTATAACATCACTTTGTCTTTTTGCATTTTTCGGATGCGGTGACGACTCTAACAAAAAGAGCGAGCAAAACACTAGCGAACCAGCTGTGCAAAGTAAAAATTTAGAAGAAAATGCCAGCAAAGATGAAAATTTAAGCAAAGATACGCTCACTCCAAAAATGAATGAGAGCGCACAAAGCGACGAAATAAAAGAGATAAGCCTAAAATTGCTTAACGGCACAACTATGCAGATCACAAAAAGAAGCAACGGCTTTGACGTAAAAGATGGCAAAAAAGCGACACTTTACGTATTTTTCGCTACTTGGTGCCCACCTTGCAAGGCCGAGAT is a window of Campylobacter concisus DNA encoding:
- a CDS encoding 5-formyltetrahydrofolate cyclo-ligase, producing the protein MSVNLEKNEFRKNARANLIKLTKFRAKCTHHKAAKTLLNLINYTNSKKVLFYLPLNYEVDVLKIRRNLSHKCEIFAPFMVGLSLEMVRLRLPFLTYKFNVRQPSGKKMNNVKLDMAVVPAIGVDGAMARIGHGKGFYDRFFDTLPIKPKLIVFLEVKDFYTKDVLSQAHDAVGDFYITPSKNYIKRGINDRGFNRLRSRCGGRWSRVSLRQKDK
- a CDS encoding TlpA family protein disulfide reductase, translating into MTLKRVIITSLCLFAFFGCGDDSNKKSEQNTSEPAVQSKNLEENASKDENLSKDTLTPKMNESAQSDEIKEISLKLLNGTTMQITKRSNGFDVKDGKKATLYVFFATWCPPCKAEIPSLNNLSEKFKNELNIVAVLLEDKSEDEVKEFAQKYKIKYDIAVGEGNFLFEKAMGGIKGLPASALFKANGDYAQGYIGLVPEEMLETDINRAIK